In Drosophila willistoni isolate 14030-0811.24 chromosome XR unlocalized genomic scaffold, UCI_dwil_1.1 Seg144, whole genome shotgun sequence, one DNA window encodes the following:
- the LOC6639616 gene encoding ubiquitin-protein ligase E3A: MSGGGDDQEQKAPPSASTSSSSAFVAEGVAEQRATPEMKRSAVRSLIHRYFHQLQTGCGNAHCTNANCASSGKVAQMTPNEVAARALQLFSQDAQLCEISTQSSSATSTSSSSSEPTNSPQQQDVDMLSPNDSSNSSSSSSSKSTTSSRSSTTTITSASSNSIQSQRALPQLTAASTTAGAVGAAVSAAQPSSSSSTETPTLAPVESLDAQVLETLYKKGLDADNYDRVHQAISDTFSSIERLSKSFIKPIEEQKQVPPPIPAESATSASKELQKLLAKSPVALNKEQLRTLEGEHDKDEDSTQQQEEQVQEQEQQLEQTEINTETTTEEPQRTEDNLDEDEPMLKQDDETSTEGEEDAQAGAGAGQQQPKPSETAISGDTQVDFEGLRRVQRLLFSAPCRSLAEELTISVMKLADCMRYMRHYAPDWEQVLHCLVICFDMATNTKNGVTDMEYLDRVLPKLCHAAAVLPVGSQARLARIWATHCADQLKALVSACQQQITLQVLLDEEAVRENEHIISVTKVLKIVFYANILASELEIPSCRLPLELDELELAVGQEQSAAGVSSSSSLAAMAAIEDDFFIYSSHVTPHMPKFAEDQLEKALQVSCIDCRNPLVPLEEFYNDALSDGIQMHQDYLSYKTLAMESELGTTHSNYFSFMLYAFILTPATKVDALYYDSRMRMYSERYSSLYSIFHNLNHDGDQDVAPPRPDLKLNVRRDQLINDALVGLELVAMSNPKDLKKQLVVEFVGEQGIDEGGVSKEFFQLIVEEIFNPAFGMFVQQEETNNMWFNATPFENGAQFTLIGIIIGLAIYNNVILAVNFPMVVYRKLMGYRGTFYDLSDWSPMLYKSLKSMLDYQGQDMEEVFDQTFRISYSNVFGEMVEHDLVPNGKDLTVGQHNKKLFVNLYADFLLNTNIKQQFNSFRKGFEMVTDESPLKLLFRPEEIEMLVCGSQEFDFVELEQSTEYEGGYTKETQIVQDFWSIVHGMPNESKRKLLEFTTGSARVPVGGLKCLRLLITRHGPDSDRLPTSHTCFNVLLLPEYSSKEKLEERLLKAINYSKGFGML, from the exons ATGAGTGGCGGAGGGGATGATCAAGAACAGAAGGCGCCGCCAAG cgCCTCCACATCATCTTCTTCTGCATTTGTTGCGGAAGGCGTTGCAGAGCAAAGAGCCACGCCCGAAATGAAACGCTCGGCGGTGCGCAGCCTGATTCACCGTTACTTTCATCAATTGCAAACCGGCTGCGGTAATGCCCATTGCACCAATGCCAATTGCGCCTCCAGTGGAAAAGTGGCGCAAATGACTCCAAATGAAGTGGCCGCCAGGGCCCTACAGCTGTTCTCCCAAGATGCCCAGCTCTGTGAGATCTCTACTCAGTCCTCCTCAGCTACTAGCACTAGTAGCAGTTCAAGCGAACCCACTAACAG TCCACAGCAACAGGATGTGGATATGTTGTCACCAAATgatagcagcaacagcagcagtagcagcagcagcaaaagcaccACCAGTAGCCGTAGTTCCACCACCACAATCACCTCCGCCAGTTCCAATAGCATTCAATCACAGCGAGCTCTGCCACAGCTCACAGCAGCTTCCACAACAGCAGGAGCGGTGGGGGCAGCTGTGTCTGCTGCACAGCCTTCGTCTAGCTCAAGCACAGAGACGCCTACATTGGCTCCTGTAGAATCCTTAGATGCTCAGGTACTGGAAACACTTTATAAGAAAGGATTGGATGCTGATAACTATGATCGCGTACACCAGGCGATCAGTGATACCTTCTCTAGTATAGAGAGATTGAGCAAAAGCTTTATAAAACCCATTGAGGAGCAGAAGCAGGTGCCTCCTCCCATACCAGCAGAATCTGCAACATCAGCATCGAAGGAATTGCAAAAACTTTTAGCCAAATCTCCGGTAGCCCTGAACAAAGAGCAATTGCGTACTCTGGAGGGAGAGCACGACAAAGATGAGGATAGTACACAACAGCAGGAGGAGCAGGTGCAGGAACAGGAGCAGCAGCTCGAACAGACCGAAATCAATACAGAGACGACCACAGAGGAACCACAGAGAACCGAAGACAATTTGGATGAGGATGAGCCCATGCTTAAGCAAGACGATGAGACATCAACTGAGGGGGAGGAGGATGCGCAAGCGGGAGCGGGAGCggggcagcagcagccaaagcCATCGGAGACAGCGATCTCCGGTGACACTCAGGTGGACTTTGAAGGATTGCGCCGAGTTCAGCGTTTGCTTTTCTCTGCCCCATGCCGTTCATTGGCCGAAGAGTTAACGATTAGCGTTATGAAATTGGCCGATTGTATGCGCTATATGCGTCACTATGCTCCAGATTGGGAGCAAGTGCTCCATTGCCTGGTTATCTGCTTCGATATGGCCACCAATA ctAAAAACGGTGTCACTGACATGGAATACTTGGATCGTGTGCTTCCAAAGCTGTGTCATGCTGCTGCCGTTCTGCCTGTCGGGTCACAGGCGCGTCTGGCACGCATTTGGGCCACACATTGTGCGGATCAACTGAAGGCTTTGGTGTCAGCGTGTCAGCAACAGATTACACTGCAAGTCCTACTCGATGAGGAGGCAGTGCGCGAGAACGAGCATATCATAAGTGTGACCAAAGTGCTCAAG ATTGTTTTCTATGCCAATATATTGGCCAGTGAATTAGAGATACCATCTTGCCGCTTACCGCTCGAACTGGATGAGCTGGAATTGGCTGTGGGTCAGGAGCAAAGTGCCGCTGGTGTCTCTTCGTCGTCATCATTAGCTGCTATGGCTGCCATTGAGGATGACTTCTTTATATACAGCTCACATGTGACTCCACATATGCCGAAATTTGCCGAAGATCAATTGGAGAAGGCATTGCAAGTGTCGTGCATAGATTGCCGGAATCCTTTGGTGCCCCTGGAGGAATTCTACAACGATGCCTTAAGCGATGGAATACAAATGCATCAGGATTATCTATCCTACAAGACTCTGGCAATGGAGAGCGAACTGGGGACTACTCATagcaattatttttcttttatgctTTATGCCTTTATCTTGACGCCGGCGACCAAAGTGGACGCCCTCTACTATGACAGTCGCATGCGTATGTACAGCGAGCGTTATTCATCACTCTACTCAATATTCCATAATTTAAATCACGATGGCGATCAGGATGTGGCCCCACCGCGGCCTGATCTCAAACTAAATGTGCGTAGGGATCAATTGATCAATGATGCTCTCGTTGGG CTGGAATTGGTCGCCATGAGTAATCCAaaggatttaaaaaaacaattggtCGTGGAATTTGTCGGTGAGCAGGGCATCGACGAGGGTGGCGTATCCAAAGAATTTTTTCAACTTATTGTCGAGGAGATATTCAATCCGGCTTTTGGCATGTTTGTCCAACAAGAGGAGACTAACAATATGTG GTTCAATGCCACACCATTTGAGAACGGTGCACAATTTACTTTAATTGGCATTATCATCGGTTTGGCCATCTATAATAATGTGATTCTGGCTGTGAATTTTCCCATGGTCGTCTATCGTAAGCTAATGGGCTATCGCGGCACCTTTTACGATCTGAGCGATTGGAGTCCTATGTTGTACAAGAGTTTAAAGTCCATGCTGGACTATCAGGGTCAGGATATGGAAGAGGTATTCGATCAGACTTTCCGCATCAGCTACAGCAATGTATTTGGTGAAATGGTCGAGCATGACCTTGTCCCAAATGGCAAGGACTTGACCGTGGGACAACATAATAAGAAATTATTTGTCAATCTATATGCAGATTTTCTACTTAATACGAATATTAAGCAACAGTTTAATTCGTTTCGTAAAGGTTTCGAAATGGTAACAGATGAGTCGCCATTAAAATTACTCTTTCGGCCAGAGGAAATCGAAATGCTTGTCTGTGGTAGTCAG gAATTTGACTTTGTAGAACTAGAGCAATCGACAGAATACGAGGGTGGTTACACAAAGGAGACGCAAATAGTTCAGGATTTCTGGAGCATTGTGCATGGTATGCCAAATGAGTCCAAACGCAAGTTGCTCGAATTCACGACAGGATCGGCGCGTGTTCCTGTCGGTGGATTAAAGTGTTTGCGTCTATTGATCACACGTCATGGACCAGATAGCGATCGATTGCCCACATCGCACACTTGCTTTAATGTTCTACTATTACCAGAATATAGCAGCAAAGAGAAGCTAGAGGAGCGTCTGCTCAAAGCCATTAATTACTCGAAGGGCTTTGGTATGCTGTAA
- the LOC6639255 gene encoding uncharacterized protein LOC6639255, with the protein MEIILPMNLLDEQKFLQCSSQLNYDVFSAKMFVFFNGSCDVDVYELMADNRLLQLIYGWEVCHLQNKEQLNEEALRHVVKVLTHYSLQLLFSREWTSCSNSLKQMLLYYLNVARLTFAEIAMLKEVDWLYILNFHAKPWNLPYLQQLFANLKNNKQKSIEHAVPAGTPEDITFYKQEGLHLILLRLVQLFNAGNWEAVKQFSLRMMAAWLKANANTSFESLQRDQTAIVLIGHLYLLTVFVADDNRGYVIDNMMFNIGFYAQSMKDAPVAYDITFTPARLIAQICVLLRLSKSDFFKEIVFKQFNLNMVTSFAVMLEAYTSYVLGNQLLEIMALNESDFFTQWPQFKILMHRYVEERESSERFLLNELQKFDSQNKSHAPPHTVDLNLNYQQQICKGNRASNIGNYKNCDDDEKKPLPELDEEIDRQSDPVFQNVPNNEEVLKFVYQLLAQRKFRGWQFAKIVLLLKIIGQQLNAIEIWRYHPGLTIDFMLNLEHGLSDNYAALAKEFNEHGFMEAEFWLTAFYLHPISTYYNEVKRCSRIKKKRREDEDSSRAATTAGTPFNVKYELLSSTIDVDEIVTITNHDAPVGDYDPIYQALLALRLPRSVIKDLLTVAFQPRNKRYSWALDWNILHERCSALLKSKDLKNKFVALNMAEANDKLQFLHIDYDKYKNRPQLDYGSIEEGYENAANLAEAENEVSADEEEVEEAEKPPPPPTKRRHTRKFWDEVVFEDEEEEEPASDEGDENFTISTGRRTRKRAAAMVANAMISDMDRSLRSGRRTSPPADTPTNASQSAALSTVIKQEKTSRTPSPTQEAEQKYLPPPAKRSFVELLEARTKYSNETTGFKAFADIWSYETNELKNVENNGDDGGNLLMESSSLLSKFKRLQNLKKLTKIKPPPPPSPVPAPVPAPVSATVPAPAPVQVPLPTPTNPVPALDQEVIVKQERRDSSSISDADQSAGQLSMHDSNDDESRESQEKAKVVVIKQELISDSSESQEKAEVAIKQELIEESINHPPLEEKERSQQAQADTCEFNLDLQLHRQLVLECLNRQVSVRLNRLTANDIQPLRDFRVCVKRLSMQDIQRRIKRKPSRSPTNDNNSSASNSSEQSQYGIMKRKRFVHVTSDSPGKLFRPAFRHITSDSSNDMDEPTRGYTTARGMRTIRGRGRGGGGGGGRGGRGVRGNGGRGGGVRGGRAANRAVQASGGRGAVGRGLPIQEPGSGTGQSPDVIELSSDSSLSQFNTQVVEFDPLYEEEIVPF; encoded by the exons ATGGAGATCATCTTACCTATGAACCTGCTGGACGAGCAAAAGTTTCTCCAATGCTCCTCCCAACTGAACTATGATGTATTCTCAGCG AAAATGTTTGTCTTCTTTAATGGCAGCTGCGATGTGGATGTTTATGAGTTGATGGCTGATAATCGACTCCTACAATTGATATACGGCTGGGAAGTATGCCACCTGCAAAATAAGGAGCAGTTAAATGAAGAGGCACTGCGTCATGTGGTCAAAGTTTTGACCCATTACTCGCTGCAGTTGCTCTTCAGCCGGGAATGGACCAGCTGCTCGAATAGTCTTAAACAAATGTTGCTATACTATCTAAATGTAGCCCGCCTGACTTTTGCCGAAATTGCAATGCTAAAAGAGGTCGACTGGctatatatattgaattttcatGCAAAACCATGGAATTTGCCATATCTGCAACAATTGTTTGCCAACCTaaagaacaacaaacaaaagtcAATAGAACATGCGGTGCCTGCAGGCACTCCAGAAG ATATTACATTCTATAAACAAGAGGGTCTTCATTTGATACTGTTGCGTCTTGTGCAACTGTTTAATGCTGGAAATTGGGAGGCCGTTAAGCAGTTTTCACTCCGAATGATGGCCGCTTGGCTCAAGGCCAATGCTAATACTAGTTTTGAGTCACTGCAAAGGGATCAAACGGCCATTGTTTTAATTGGACATCTCTATCTATTGACTGTCTTTGTGGCCGATGATAATCGTGGCTATGTCATTGATAATATG ATGTTCAACATTGGCTTCTATGCCCAGAGCATGAAGGATGCTCCCGTGGCTTATGATATAACTTTCACACCAGCTCGTCTCATTGCCCAGATTTGTGTACTATTGCGCTTGAGCAAGAGTGACTTCTTTAAGGAGATTgtctttaaacaatttaacCTAAATATGGTCACCTCATTTGCCGTCATGTTAGAGGCCTATACAAGTTATGTGCTGGGCAATCAATTGCTGGAAATAATGGCTCTAAATGAGAGTGATTTTTTCACTCAGTGGCCGCAGTTTAAAATTCTTATGCATCGTTATGTAGAGGAGCGTGAGAGTAGCGAACGATTTCTACTAAATGAATTACAGAAATTcgattcacaaaacaaaagtcaTGCCCCGCCACATACGGTCGATTTGAATCTAAACTATCAGCAACAGATCTGCAAGGGGAATCGAGCAAGTAATATTGGTAACTACAAGAactgtgatgatgatgagaagaAGCCGCTGCCAGAACTCGATGAGGAAATAGATAGACAAAGTGATCCTGTATTCCAAAATGTTCCCAATAACGAGGAAGTTTTGAAATTTGTCTATCAGCTACTAGCTCAGCGT AAATTTCGTGGCTGGCAGTTTGCTAAAATTGTCTTATTGCTAAAGATAATTGGTCAACAGCTGAATGCCATAGAAATCTGGCGCTATCATCCAGGTCTAACCATAGATTTTATGCTGAATTTAGAGCATGGTTTGTCGGATAATTATGCCGCTCTGGCCAAAGAGTTCAATGAGCATGGCTTTATGGAGGCCGAGTTCTGGCTAACTGCCTTCTATCTGCATCCCATATCCACCTATTACAATGAGGTGAAACGTTGCTCACGCATCAAGAAGAAACGTCGAGAGGACGAGGATTCCAGTAGAGCAGCGACCACAGCGGGGACACCATTTAACGTGAAATACGAGCTACTTAGCTCCACAATCGATGTAGATGAAATTGTGACCATAACGAATCATGATGCTCCAGTCGGGGACTATGATCCCATTTATCAGGCGCTTCTGGCACTGCGTTTGCCCCGTAGCGTTATCAAAGATCTCCTGACTGTGGCATTTCAGCCGCGTAATAAACGCTACTCCTGGGCTTTGGACTGGAATATCCTGCACGAGCGTTGCAGTGCGTTGCTAAAGAGCAAGGACTTGAAGAATAAATTTGTGGCTCTCAATATGGCCGAGGCCAATGATAAATTGCAATTTCTTCACATTGACTATGACAAGTATAAAAATCGTCCACAATTGGACTACGGTAGCATCGAGGAGGGCTATGAGAATGCCGCCAACTTGGCAGAGGCCGAGAATGAAGTCAGCGCCGATGAGGAGGAAGTGGAGGAAGCGGAAAAACCGCCACCACCTCCAACCAAACGACGACATACACGTAAATTCTGGGATGAAG TTGTTTTCGAGGACGAAGAGGAGGAGGAACCGGCCTCGGATGAGGGTGATGAGAACTTTACAATAAGTACTGGCCGACGGACTCGCAAACGTGCTGCTGCCATGGTGGCCAATGCCATGATCTCTGATATGGATAGAAGCTTGCGCAGTGGTCGCAGAACTTCGCCTCCTGCTGATACTCCAACCAATGCGTCTCAAAGCGCCGCCTTATCGACCGTGATTAAGCAAGAGAAAACATCCCGAACGCCTTCACCGACACAAGAAGCGGAGCAAAAATATTTGCCGCCACCAGCAAAACGTTCGTTTGTCGAGTTACTGGAAGCCCGAACCAAATATAGCAATGAGACCACCGGATTTAAGGCATTCGCCGACATCTGGAGCTATGAGACTAACGAACTGAAGAATGTGGAAAATAATGGTGATGATGGTGGGAATCTATTGATGGAAAGCAGTTCATTGCTTAGTAAATTTAAGAGACTTCAAAATTTGAAGaagttaacaaaaataaaaccaccaccacctccaAGTCCAGTCCCAGCACCAGTCCCAGCACCAGTCTCTGCAACAGTCCCAGCACCAGCTCCTGTCCAAGTTCCATTACCCACTCCAACAAATCCAGTTCCAGCACTCGACCAAGAAGTCATTGTAAAACAGGAACGTCGTGATTCATCTAGCATCTCGGATGCAGATCAGAGTGCTGGTCAATTAAGTATGCACGATTCCAATGATGATGAGTCTAGAGAGTCCCAAGAGAAGGCTAAGGTGGTGGTCATAAAACAAGAGTTGATCAGTGACTCTAGTGAGTCCCAAGAGAAGGCTGAGGTGGCCATAAAACAAGAGTTGATCGAAGAATCGATTAATCATCCACCTTtggaagagaaagagagatccCAACAAGCGCAGGCGGATACTTGCGAATTTAATCTTGATCTCCAACTACATCGGCAACTTGTACTGGAATGTCTCAATCGTCAAGTAAGCGTTCGTCTGAATCGTCTCACTGCCAACGATATACAGCCATTGCGTGACTTTCGTGTGTGCGTTAAACGCCTGTCGATGCAGGACATTCAGAGGCGGATCAAACGCAAGCCGAGTCGCAGTCCCACCAATGATAATAATTCGTCTGCAAGTAATTCATCAGAACAATCGCAATATGGAATCATGAAGCGCAAGAGATTTGTCCATGTAACATCCGATTCGCCGGGCAAGTTATTTCGACCTGCTTTTAGGCATATTACCTCGGACTCGTCAAACGATATGGACGAACCAACGCGCGGATATACAACAGCTCGTGGAATGCGTACTATACGCGGACGTGGTCGTGGTGgaggcggtggcggtggccgCGGAGGACGTGGTGTACGAGGAAATGGTGGCCGTGGCGGTGGTGTTCGCGGTGGACGCGCCGCTAATCGTGCCGTCCAGGCTAGTGGAGGACGTGGTGCTGTTGGTCGAGGCTTACCAATACAGGAGCCAGGATCGGGAACTGGCCAGTCGCCAGATGTTATTGAATTATCCTCCGATTCGTCTTTATCACAATTCAACACTCAGGTGGTCGAATTTGATCCACTATATGAGGAGGAAATTGTTCCCTTTTAA